In one Diabrotica virgifera virgifera chromosome 7, PGI_DIABVI_V3a genomic region, the following are encoded:
- the LOC114339551 gene encoding uncharacterized protein LOC114339551 isoform X2 has product MSTTAPNDVMERSVDSIGTCSLDVEASVDFSDWSEASSAGTLRSASILSPSPEPHLPSYLSLACTVNGYSTSTHYDPVRLASRSRDASPHRIDCDQQTIPKPATFSIQNNLLSPPNIVPLPTQKMENALTQHRNEFYSSLKTSTYMSKQSYSSGIFSSITSSKDTTDSCLENGHHSIQNKCVSFETTSVTATNGQRKCVSETAMKQDYTNGTETKSFIQQRVERLYGPGALAQGFFITKPQKSRIFETETRGSSTGSERHSKSMNDNLLEDDLEPGMKQSTSSPTLPVLRHLRPEFRAQLPMISPRRGQHLEVTSTTIQKSITIPKLKDEIKANGHSKANEVDTICEVKENIGNVGAVKNGSVEKDGHYFIKILEDQNKRLLELAARVEDDISTPDLSEEVIGKLRSASGKARLLVSQKMQQFKGLCTNNINQTGGEEFPTTNEDLQGFWDMVMLQVDQVDAIFKEIEELKANNWKEPVKAAPKTPQNGKPKKVTPRTRPSSAANEEARKQREIERKKIIEERRKAMKAAQQTKPTIEIFVPENAS; this is encoded by the exons ATTGGTCTGAGGCTTCCTCTGCAGGCACATTGCGCAGTGCAAGCATATTGTCGCCGTCCCCTGAACCTCATTTGCCGTCTTATTTAAGTCTTGCTTGTACAGTCAACGGTTATTCCACGTCAACGCACTACGATCCAGTACGCCTTGCTTCCAG aTCTCGAGATGCTTCTCCACACCGGATAGACTGCGACCAGCAAACTATTCCAAAACCTGCAACGTTTTCGATACAAAATAATTTACTCTCTCCTCCGAATATAGTTCCGTTACCAACCCAAAAGATGGAGAACGCTTTAACGCAACACAGGAACGAATTTTACAG TTCTCTTAAGACCTCTACGTACATGAGTAAGCAGTCCTATTCTTCCGGTATATTTAGCAGTATAACGAGCTCGAAAGATACGACTGACAGTTGTTTAGAAAACGGTCATCACAGTATCCAAAATAAGTGTGTTAGTTTTGAAACCACTAGCGTTACAGCGACAAACGGGCAAAGAAAATGTGTATCAGAAACAGCGATGAAACAGGATTATACGAATGGTACAGAAACGAAATCATTCATTCAACAAAGAGTGGAACGTCTTTATGGACCCGGAGCTTTAGCACAGGGATTTTTCATTACCAAGCCACAAAAATCTCGAATTTTTGAAACAGAAACTAGGGGTTCTTCTACAG GAAGTGAACGGCATTCAAAATCAATGAATGATAACTTACTAGAGGACGATCTGGAACCGGGAATGAAGCAAAGCACTAGCAGTCCTACTCTTCCAGTTTTGAGGCATTTACGGCCCGAATTCAGAGCCCAATTACCGATGATAAGTCCTAGGAGAGGACAACATTTGGAAGTTACTAGTACTACAATTCAAAAAAGTATCACTATACCAAAACTAAAAGATGAAATCAAAGCTAATGGTCATTCTAAAGCCAATGAAGTGGATACGATCTGTGAAGTTAAGGAAAACATCGGAAATGTAGGAGCTGTTAAGAATGGATCAG tGGAAAAAGACGgtcattattttataaaaatactcGAAGATCAAAATAAAAGACTTTTGGAATTAGCCGCCAGGGTTGAAGATGATATATCAACTCCTGATTTATCAGAAGAAGTTATAGGAAAACTTAGATCTGCTTCAGGAAAAGCAAGATTGTTAGTATCACAGAAAATGCAACAGTTTAAGGGATTGTGCACCAACAATATTAATCAG ACTGGTGGTGAAGAATTCCCTACTACAAACGAAGATCTGCAGGGCTTCTGGGACATGGTAATGCTTCAAGTGGACCAAGTAGATGCCATCTTTAAGGAAATCGAAGAACTAAAAGCGAATAACTGGAAGGAACCGGTCAAGGCGGCACCTAAGACTCCCCAAAACGGAAAACCTAAAAAAGTAACTCCCCGGACTAGACCTTCATCAGCTGCAAATGAGGAGGCAAGAAAACAGAGAGAAATAgagagaaagaaaataatagAAGAAAGACGCAAAGCTATGAAAGCAGCTCAACAGACTAAACCCACTATCGAAATTTTCGTGCCTGAAAACGCTAGCTGA